The DNA segment TTTATGAGCTTGATGATCCCGTAGACCATCGTGTAACCGAGGGCGAGAAGCGCGTAGATGCTTCCCCTGGTGAGGCCGCTAAAAAACAACCGGAAAAAATAGTCTATTGCCATGAATGGGTTCCGCCTATCATAAAATCAGAACAGGCGGGCACAACGCTGGCCCGCCTGCATGGTGCTGCGTTTTTTACTGCAGCTCTACGTATACGCCGTTTTGCACCTGGTAGATGGCAAAACCGATTCCGATCGCGTCACCTCGCTCGTCGAAGGTGATTTCCCCGACGGGAGTCTGGACAGGGCTCGTGCGCAGAGCTTCCTGGATCGCCGCAGAATCGGTGGATCCCGCCACCTCGATTGCATTCACCAGCGCCAGCATGCCGGAATAGGCGTTCATGAAGAAGGGGCCCGGTTCTTCACCGTACTTCTCCTGATGGGCGCGCCGGGCAGCCTGGGCAACGGGATTTCCGCTGGTATCGCGAGGGCCGGTAGCATAGACACCCTCGGCGTTGGCACCTGCCACATCGATGAAGGTTTCATCCTGGATTCCGTCACCGGAGATAAAGGGCAAGTCCATACCCTGGGAGCGCATCTGCGAAACCAGACGGGATGCCTCGGGATGATACCCACCGTAGATCAGGACGTCCACGTTGGAAGCTCCCACGCGATTGATAATTGCCGAGTAGTCCACAGCACCGACAGTTATTCCCTCGTAGAGAGCGATTTTCACGTCGGGGTAGTTCTCTGTCAGAGATTCCCGGGCAAAATCAGCAAGTCCGCGGCCATAGTCGCCACCGTCGTGAAGGATCGCCACCGATCGTGCCCCCAGTTTTTCAGCCACAAACTCTGCCTGAAGCGCTCCTTGGGCATCGTCGGGAGCAATGGTGCGGAAAAAGGTGGGAAACTCCCCGCTCTGCGTCAGAGGCGGGCTGGTCGCCGAAGGAGAAACGACGACGATTCCTTCGCCCGTATAGATTCCCAGGGCCGTCCGGGTTGCGCCGGAGCAGATGTGCCCCAGAACGCCAACGACACCGTCACCCACCAGTTTGGCAGCTATGTTTGTGGCGACCTCGGGCTGACACTGATCATCTTCGACAAAGAGCCTGATCTGCTTTCCCAAAAGGCCTCCGGCCTGGTTTACCTGCTCTGCCACAAGTTCTGCAGCGTTTACCGTGGGAAGACCGTACGACGCAAGATCACCGCTGTGAGCTCCGGGAACACCGATTCGTATTTCATCGGCCCCCTTCTGTCCACAGGCGCTCAGCATCAGTGCCAGAACTACGCCCCCCAGGACGCCAAATTTAATTTTCATGCTCACCCTCCTTGGAAAAAGTGGACCCATTATGCTGTAGGGCGCCTTTCGTTTGCAAGGACTCCCGGGCGTTTTTGTATAAATATGCAAATTCACCTCATTGTTATTCATTCCTGGCCTGCCCGAAGCCTCGAGGAACCCCGGGCCGAGAACCCTAGGAGAGGCGGGCTCTGTCGCTCTCCAGATCCCGATGCCGGATTTGATGAAACCGTTCAACAAGACCCTCCACAGTAAGATTCCGTTTCTCGTCTCCCCGGAGATCCAGGATAATCTCACCCTGATCCATCATGAGCAACCGGTTACCGCAGGTAATCGCCTGCTGCATATTATGCGTTATCATCATCGCCGTAAGGCCGTAGTCCTCGATATATCGGCGGGTCAACTCCAGCACCAGATCGGCGTTTCGCGGGTCCAGGGCGGCCGTATGCTCATCCAGGAGAATTAAATCCGGACGGGAGAGAACCATCATGAGGAGCGTCAGAGCCTGGCGTTGCCCCCCCGAGAGAAGCCGTACATTATCCTTCATCCGGTCTTCCAGCCCCATCCGGAGGTTCACAAGTTGATCCCGGAAGAATGATCGCCGCTCCCGGTTCAAACTTATCCGGAACCCCCGCATCCCTTTGCGGTAACAGATCATCATGTTGTCCTCGAGGGTCATGGAACCGGCTGTCCCCAGAAGGGGGTCCTGGAAGATCCTGCCGATATAACGAGCTCTGCGGTACTCCGGTTCGTTGGTTACATTCCGATCATTGATACGAATTGTCCCCTGACTCGGCAGGAAGGATCCGGCGATCAGATTGAAAAGCGTGGTTTTTCCCGCTCCGTTTCCTCCGATAAGGGTGATAAAGTCCCCTTCGGCCACATCGAGCGTAATGGGACGCAAGGCATTCACCTGATTGACCGTACCCGGATGAA comes from the Alkalispirochaeta americana genome and includes:
- a CDS encoding ABC transporter ATP-binding protein, giving the protein MICLQQVAKTFHPGTVNQVNALRPITLDVAEGDFITLIGGNGAGKTTLFNLIAGSFLPSQGTIRINDRNVTNEPEYRRARYIGRIFQDPLLGTAGSMTLEDNMMICYRKGMRGFRISLNRERRSFFRDQLVNLRMGLEDRMKDNVRLLSGGQRQALTLLMMVLSRPDLILLDEHTAALDPRNADLVLELTRRYIEDYGLTAMMITHNMQQAITCGNRLLMMDQGEIILDLRGDEKRNLTVEGLVERFHQIRHRDLESDRARLS
- a CDS encoding branched-chain amino acid ABC transporter substrate-binding protein, with translation MKIKFGVLGGVVLALMLSACGQKGADEIRIGVPGAHSGDLASYGLPTVNAAELVAEQVNQAGGLLGKQIRLFVEDDQCQPEVATNIAAKLVGDGVVGVLGHICSGATRTALGIYTGEGIVVVSPSATSPPLTQSGEFPTFFRTIAPDDAQGALQAEFVAEKLGARSVAILHDGGDYGRGLADFARESLTENYPDVKIALYEGITVGAVDYSAIINRVGASNVDVLIYGGYHPEASRLVSQMRSQGMDLPFISGDGIQDETFIDVAGANAEGVYATGPRDTSGNPVAQAARRAHQEKYGEEPGPFFMNAYSGMLALVNAIEVAGSTDSAAIQEALRTSPVQTPVGEITFDERGDAIGIGFAIYQVQNGVYVELQ